In the genome of Centropristis striata isolate RG_2023a ecotype Rhode Island chromosome 6, C.striata_1.0, whole genome shotgun sequence, the window TCCACTCAGGAAGTTTAACTTGCACTACTTCATcagatgctttaaaaaagtttcaaaGCCAAACACTATACGACAGTAATTTGTCATAAATGTGTTCATTAACACACATATTTGATTTCCGTTGTTTGGGCTACTTTAAGAATAACATTACGGGAGACGATTTTATTGTGTctgattattgttttgttttttgactgacatgacagcTGAAAAACAGCACACGGTGTTTCTAATGTGGCCAAAACATGTGATTTTGGGGGTTTGCCTTAAATCATTTACTTcacttttacttaaaaatacttttacttcaaaaatATTGCACTTAAACTAGTCCTAAAAAGGGAGaatcaaagaaataaacaacaacacatcaatCATCTGTTTTGGGCCAATCAGCAGGATTCTCCATCTCAGTTTAAAACTGTTCTAAACTTTaaacttattttctttcttcaaaCAAAATTTCCCAGGAGTCGATATATTCTCATTCACAGAAATACACTACAGAGGTGGAGCAAGACTGAAAGAGCAGAGCTGTGACGTCACATTTTCTCCAATAAAATCAAAGTTTAAGTGAGcgacagcagagctgcagtcgaggcaagtctctctgtttctctgttacattcaattgaatccagcaggtttttctcaacaacagcagcagaatctGTGTCAAACACTGGTGAGTAAACTGTCCTACAGAGACAAAATACACTCACTGAAGATTTAGTCAAAgttgaattaaaactaaaatctgagtttttgttattgtacatCTCTTTTAGCATATAAAATATTGACatgttatttcatatatttcttttttataatgCAGGGTACATTTTGCTGGGctcttcagaataaaagtaaaaaccaaACCAGCTTGTCTGTGCTTCAAATAGATTAACTGAGACAGAACGGAGTCACAGATGGCCTTATTTTAGGCTAATTTACATACTTTTTCCgaactttttttcattaatggAAACATGAGTTTTGATGCACCAACATCTTAAAAAGTTTGTTTAACCACATAGACCTACAGGCAGTAGCTAAATCTaacagtaacaaaaaaaagcaaagtaaTGACAGATAATAGATTCGGCTGGATGCCCTTTGGACTGTCCACCACTACAGCGTCTGATTTCATGAGATAATTTCTTTTATTACATGTAAAGGCATAAAGCTTAATATATTTTACAACTTATATCAGCCCCAGCAGTCACACTTTGATCAGTAGCCTTGAACGCAGGGCCGCCCCTGCCTACACGCAGAACACGCACCGCGTTCTGCCCCGCCATCCAATAGGggcaggagaagagagagaagagttaACGCCGTTCATGTCCATTAAAGCTGTTAATGGTGTTAATGGCCCAGCACTAGTAAAATGCTCAGCTAAAATGCTAAACCTCCAtgctcagctgctgctgctactccaAAGGTAGGAGGAGAGATGCTAGCCTCCAGTAGATGTGGACTGTGGTCCGGAGAGGAAAGTCATTTTCCAGCAGCCCTTACCatttattaaatgtcttgttaacACCTTTGTCTGCATATGCATTCACCTCTGTTGAAAGGCGGTGATAAATTTATCAGTTGTTGGTCGTATTTTCGGATAaagtttataatctattttatcACCACACAAGGATTTGGCTAATGCTAATATTTTAATGGATGTAAAATGTTGCCATCTGTTGGCTAATTTAATCTATGACAGGCAACTTTGGAGGAGATATTAGAGATAAATATTGATAGAAATTAGTGTATTTGATACTTTTGTTGACAGAAGGAACTAAATTTGAATGTAGCTACATCTTGAAATACCAGACTTTATGTagactatataataataataataataataataataataataatgataatgatgataacaatgacaaaaatagtaataataggtagcaatagcaacagtttttttcaaatacatttttttcgcTTAGGGCCCCATTTTGGTCAGGGGCAGCCCTGCTTGAACGTcaaacacttttttctcaacctTACACAGCTCCTGTAGTTACCGCTGTTTCAGCAACCAGTATGAACTCAAACTTGAGCTCCACTCAGGAAGTTCAACTTGTTCAACTCCATCAgatactttaaaataaataagtttcAAAGCCAAATGCAAGCTAGAAACTGTCAGATTGACAGTCATAAATGTGTTGAATAAAACATAGATTGGAATAACAATGTTTAGCCTACGTTAAGAATAATGACCTCACACTTCAATTGTAGACACTGAAATCTTGTGTGGAGAGTCGTGTTCTATTCAGCCAGTGTGGTTGTAATTTCTGGTATTAATTTGAAGTTAATGGGTCACATTACATAGAGGCTActtaagaaaaacacaaatttgactggtcatttattctttattggtCTGTTCAGGAAAATAGGCAAGTCAGCATCAGTAATGTGTTAAACAgtaatttgtttctgttttgtgaGTGAATGGCTGTCGAATATCCAGCTTCAAACTAACTTCACCATGGTGAATTGGGTGCAATTATGGCTGcatatataagaaaataaacatcCACAATAAGCCCATCTCCCCCTCCACCTGCTCCATTCTGTAGCTCTGCTTTTGTGTGTCTTACTGATTAATATGCTAAAGTATAAATAATTAGATTTTACTTGAAAATTACATCCCAATACTTTTCAATACTATATTGAGAATTAGTAATTCACCGAGGCAACCAGAGTAAATGTTTTGGAGCAAAGATCACCatgtttttccttatttttttagCCTGGTgatctgacagaaaaaaatccactGTTGCTTTGGGCAAGTCACTTGAAAAACTACACCTTTGCAAATAATCTAAAGATGTGTattttacagttacagttttcTTCACCCTTCTTTTCCTCAGAGTGTAGATATGTTTGCTGCTGCCAGCTGTCTGACAACTGAAGATCagtttctgtgctccatctgtctggatgtgTTCACTGATCCAGTCACCACACCATGTGGACACAACTTCTGCAAAACCTGCATCACTGAACACTGGGATAAAAGTGTCCAATGTAAGTGTCCCAACTGCAAAGAGGTTTTTGATTCAAGACCTCATCTGCGGGTCAATACTTTCATCTCTGAGATGGCTGCTCAGTTCAGACAGTCTGCTCAACAGAAAGCCAGCAGCAGTAGCTCAGAGCAGCAAGTTTCTAAACCAGGAGAAGTTCCCTGTGACGTCTGCACTGGAACCAAACTGAAGGCCCTGAAGTCCTGCCTGGTGTGTCTGGAGTCCTACTGTGAGACTCACCTGCAGCGTCATCTGACAGCGTCAGGCTTGAAAAGACATCAGCTGATCGACCCTGTGGAGAACCTGGAAGGTAGGATGTGTCCGAAGCACGATAAACTGCTGGAGCTGTTCTGTAAGACCGACCAGACGTGTGTCTGCATGCTCTGCACTCATTCAGACCACAAGACACACGATGTTGTTCCTCTGAAAGAAGAATATGAAGGAAAGAAGGCCGAGCTGGGGAAGACAGACGCTGACATtcagcagatgatccagaagagGCGACTGAAGATTAAGGAGATCAAACACTCAGTGGAGCTCAGTAAGGaagatgcagacagagagacagcagatgGTGTTCAGGTCTTCACCGCTCTGAAGGAGTCTGTTGAGAGAAGCCAGGCCAAGCTCATCGACACCatcaaagagaagcagagaaagacagagaaacaggctgaagGTTTCATCAAAGAGCTGGAACAGGAAATCTCTGAGCTGAAGAAGAGAAGCACTGAGGTGGAGCAGCTCTCACAGTCTGaagaccacctccacctcctccaaagCTTCACCTCCCTGAACGCTGCTCCACCCACCAAAGACTGGACAGAAGTCAGCGTCTGTCCATCTTCATATGAGGGGACTGTGAGGAGAGCTGTGAATCAGCTGGAGGAGACGATCAGTAAACAGATGAAGAAGCTGTTTGAGGCTGAGCTGAAGAGGGTCCAGCAGTCTGCAGTGGATCTGACACTCGATCCTGATACAGCACATCCTGAACTCATCCTGTCTGATGATGGGAAACAAGTTAAACATGGTGATGTGAGGAAGAATCTCCCAGACAACCCAGAGAGATTTGATAGATGTCCCTGTGTCCTAGCAAAGCAGAGTTTCTCTTCAGGAAGATTTTACTACGAGGTTCAGGTTAAAGTGAAAACTGACTGGACTTTAGGAGTGGCCAGAGAGTCAATCAACAGAAAGGGAGTCAACACAGCGTCTCCTCAGAAAGGTTACTGGACAATATGTTTGAGGAATGAAAATGAGTACAAAGCTCTTGCTGGcccttctgtctttctctctctgaagtcTCGGCCTGAGAAGGTGGGGGTGTTTGTGGATTATGAGGAGGGTCTGGTCTCCTTTCATGACGTTGATGCTGCAGCTCTTATCTACTCCTTTACTGGCTGCTACTTTACTGAGAAACTCTACCCATACTTCAATGCCTTTCTCAATAATGCTGGTAAAAACTCTGCCCCTCTGGTCATCTGTCCTGTCAATAGCACTGATTAGAACAACCGTTTGATTTTCTACAGAAGACAACAGATTTTAAGACAATGATAGACTAAATtagaaaacatgaaatgtaCTTTAATGAATGTATTACCTGCCTTCAAGACTGCTCAATCGTCAGAACAATGGACTTTTaccattttaaattaaagaacAAATTAAGAGATCTCTTTCTAGAACGTTTTCTGGGGTAAATTTTGTACATATTTATTAGtacattattattagttttgcaCATCAGAGAAAATTTGTCTGCctgctgtgttgtttttatttcaaattgtgTTCATCTCTCTATAGACTGTAAAGTTTGAACAAATTGAATAAATTcccaaatgaataaaaactttcCACTTAATTTCTCTTAaagcacctcaaaattgtaccacATTTACTGAGAaatattctacttttacttcTCTACATTTAACAGCTATAGTTCGTTTTTCAAATTAAGATAACAAAACATGATCcgtttataaaatatgataagttgctacagaaaaaaactaccaAAATGATATCAAGGAGTAAGAATTAATTAGACAACAAAGTATTTCTTACGTATGAATACATCAATtacaataatccaataattatATAGTATAACTGACTACTTTTACTACTTTGAGTACATGTTGTTGCTTGTACTTATGTACTTGTATTAACTTGAGTGTTTTCCTTTTTCTAGTTGTctgatagctttagttactttacagtttTTTGTCCCTTTCCTGTTCCATGAATATCACGTATCTACAGATGTGATGATGAATGTTTGTATTAGAATTAAGGatgaaatgttcctttattatGTTGAGAAAATTCTCCAACGTCTTCAGCtaaataaactctttaaaaGCCCTCTCggatcagctggaaaatgcATCGTCACAaagctgggggaaaaaaattgcagtttttctgacttttcagaGATACATGACAAACATTTCACAATCTTaaagaatatgatgcattgctgtagATTAAACTAGCCAACAGCatataaaggagttaaaatCAGCACAATCTCAAGCATCTACAGCTGTAAAATGCAACGttcacattaatgcagcagtaatattatataaaaacttCTTATATGATATTGAGCAGTAAAAAATGCCCTTTGTTTTCATACTTTAACTATACTTTAGCAACAGACACATAGTTTTACTCTTTAAAAACCCTCTTTGATCAGCTGCAAAATGCATTgtcaaaaagctgaaaacatctttttttatgacttttttttttaccatttcattattaaattggaattaaaataatgtactgtactttaaaaatgcattcagaACATATCTGCATACATATCAGAAAAGCTATAGTTTGCTGAGTGAAAAGGAAAAGTGACCCTGGCACTGAAACATCTACTacactttgaaaaaaacaacagagttATATTTGCTTAAATCAgtcaattatgaataaaatgaaagaaGCAATGAGCCAGTTACACCTCGGTTCTACCTGAACTATgttcttatattttattttcagctgtCTTTTGCCAGCAGGATTACAactaaatgaatacattttaggttCAATACCATTATTTTCACCTGTAATATTACACTTGTGATTAAATCttattctcctctctcctttgcAGCTGCAAACAGTGCTTTTGcttctacttttttttagatCTAAAATTGTGTTCTAACTCACTGTACGATCGCGTGAGGATTTACAATTCAACGATTTGTTTtagctgttgccatggtgaattGTAATATCACAGCTCCATTAATGATGCCTTTTGAACTATTTCAAATCAGCTTTTCTGGAACCAGAAACTCAGAGTTTCCCATCTGAGGGTAAATCAACTCAGAGTTCAGGGATAGGCCCAGGGTTAGGTGAACTTTCTAACTGGAACGGGGCCCAGGACTTGACTGCAGGATGAGCTGTCTTAGTCAATCAGGTGCCGAACACATTCAGACTGAGGCCATGAAGCTACGGCAAATATTTGCCTTGCACCATTTTCTCAGTTAATTTAGTTCAATTAGTCGGGTGCAATATGACAAACACATTCATGGTGATATTCCTTACATTCCATCAATATGTAATAACAGTTGTGTTTTTTCACCCTTCTTGTCCTCAGAGTGTAGATatgtctgctgctgccagctgtctgctgactgaagatcagtttctgtgctccatctgtctggatgtgTTCACTGATCCAGTCACCATACCATGTGGACACAACTTCTGCAAAACCTGCATCACTAAACACTGGGATATTAATGTCCCCTATCAGTGTCCCAACTGTAAAAAGGTTTTCTACACAAGACCTGAGCTGCAGGTGAATACTTTCATCTCTGAGATGGCTGCTCAGTTCAGACAGTCAGCTCAACAgaaagccagcagcagcagcagctcagagcagcAAGTTTCTGAACCAGAAGTTCCCTGTGACGTCTGCACTGGAACCAAACTGAAGGCCCTGAAGTCCTGCCTGGTGTGTCTGGAGTCCTACTGTGAGACTCATCTACAGCGCCATCTGACAGCGTCAGGCCTGAAAAGACATCAGCTGATTGACCCTGTGGAGAACCTGGAAGGCAGGATGTGTCCGAAGCACGATAAACTGCTGGAGCTGTCCTGTAAGACCGACCAGATGTGTGTCTGCATCCTCTGCACTGTTTTAGACCACAAGACACATGATGTTGTTTCTCTGAAAGAAGGATATGAAGGAAAGAAGGCTAAGCTTGAGGGTGAAATtcagcagatgatccagaagagACGACTGAAGATTGAGGAGATCAAACACTCAGTGGAGCTCAGTAAGGaagatgcagacagagagacagcagatgGTGTTCAGGTCTTCACCGCTCTGAAGGAGTTTGTTGAGAGAAGCCAGGCCGAGCTCATCGACACGatcaaagagaagcagagaaagacagagaaacaggctgaagGCTTCATCAAAGAGCTGGAACAGGAAATCTCTGAGCTGAAGAAGAGAAGCACTGAGGTGGAGCAGCTCCTACAGTCTGaagaccacctccacctcccccaAAGCTTCACCTCTCTGAACGCTGCTCCACCCATCAAAGACTGGACAGAAGTCAGCGTCCGTCCATCTTCATATGAGGGGACTGTGGTGAGAGCTGTGAATCAGCTGGAGGAGACGCTCAGTAAACAGATGAAGAAGCTGCTTGCTGAGGCTGAGCTGAAGAGGGTCCAGCAGTCTGCAGTGGATCTGACACTCGATCCTGATACAGCAAATCCCTGGCTCATCCTGTCTGATGATGGAAAACAAGTTAGCTGTggtaatgtaaagaaaaatctcCCAGACAACCCAGAGAGATTTACTTGTTATGGTAATGTGTTCTCAAAGCAGAGTTTCTCTTCAGGAAGATTTTACTACGAGGTTCAGGTTAAAGGGAAGACTGAGTGGGGTTTAGGAGTGGCCAGAGAGTCGATCAACAGGAAGGGACTCATCACACTGGAACCTCAGAATGGTTACTGGACAATATGGCTGAGGAATGAAAATGAGTACAAAGCTGGTGCTGGCCCTTCAGTCCGTCTCTCTCTGAAGTCTCGGCCTGAGAAGGTGGGGGTGTTTGTGGATTATGAGGAGGGTCTGGTCTCCTTTTATGATGTTGATGCTGCAGCTCTTATCTACTCCTTTACTGGCTGCTTCTTCACTGAGAAACTCTACCTATACTTCAGTCCATGTAATAACAATGCTGGTAAAAACTCTGCCCCTCTGGTCATCTGTCCTGTCAATAGCACTGATTAGAACAACCGTTTGATTTTCTACAGAAGACAACAGATTTTAAGACAATGATAGACTAGATtagaaaatatgaaatgtaCTTTAATGAATGTATTACCTGCCTTCAAGACTGCTCAATCATCAGAACAATGGACTTTtaccattttaaattaaataacaaattaaGAGATCTCTTTCTAGAACGTTTTCTGGGGTAAATTTTGTACATATTTATTAGtacattattattagttttgcaCATCAGAGAAAATTTGTCTGCctgctgtgttgtttttatttcaaattgtgTTCATCTCTCTGTAGACTGTAAAGTTTGAACAAATTGAATAAATTcccaaatgaataaaaacaaagagtttCCACTTAATTTCTCTTAaagcacctcaaaattgtaccatATTTACTGAGAaatattctacttttacttcTCTACATTTAACAGCTATAGTTCGTTTTTCAAATTAAGATAACAAAACATGATCcgtttataaaatatgataagttgctacagaaaaaaactaccaAAATGATATCAAGGAGTAAGAATTAATTAGACAACAAAGTATTTCTTACGTATGAATACATCAattataataatccaataattatATAGTATGACTGACTACTTTTACCACTTTGAGTACATGTTGTTGCTTGTACTTATGTACTTGTATTAACTTGAGTGTTTTCCTTTTTCTAGTTGTCTGATAGCTTTAGTtccttttcagttttttgtccCTTTCCTGTCCCATTAATATCACGTATCCCCAGATGTGATGATGAATGTTTGTAATAGAATTAAGGATGAAGTGTTCCTTTATTATGTTGAGAAAATTCTCCAACATCTACAGCtaaattaaaatctttaaaatcccTCTCAGATCAGCTGGAAACACAAAGCTGGGGggaaaatgcagtttttctgactttttagagATACATTACAAAGATTTGACAAATCTTacagaatatgatgcattgctgtagATTAAACTAGCCAACAGCATATAAAGGAGTTAAAAGCAGCACAACCTCAAACATCTACAGCTGTAAAACGCAACGttcacattaatgcagcagtaatattatataaaaacttCTTATATGATATTGAGCAGTAAAAATGCCCTTTGTTTTCATACTTTAGCTATACTTAAGCAACAGACACATAGTTTTACTCTTTAAAAACCCTCTTTGATCAGCTGCAAAATGCAttgtcacaaagctgaaaacatctttttttatgactttttagaGACATGTTGCTCACAGGACAGCAAtgctaaaaataatttaatagaatatgatgcattgctgtagattaaactacccaaaAGCATCAAGGAGTTAAAATTAGCACAACCTTAAACATcaacagcaataaaatgcaacacacacattaatggaGCAGTAATATTAACACAAATACatcttatataataataaaacactgaaaggGATTATTTAACTGCacaatttaaaatacttttaaaggcttggaatgcaggactttaacttgtagtggagtcttttcacagtgtggcattagtGCTTTACTttaggatctgaacacttcaaGTCAGCATGTAACGCTTGTGATTCGTTACATtgttacaataatattattttaccaACTTGTGGCTTCACTTTAACAATTTAATACAGGAATTGTcatttattcctttatttaaGTTTCTTCTCAGTTATGACTAACTGTCAATctagataataaaataaatatttgctaTTCGTTCTCTGTAtggatttgtttgtgttttataaagGATTTGAACCTGAGCCAGACcacacaacaataacaacatttatacaacaaataaacactctGGTATCAGATCGATCCTCGTTGTCCGCTGAAACACAAGATCAGATATCGGTACTGGGATGAAAAAAAATGGTATTGGAACAGGAGAAAGGAGcacaaaatgtcccataaaGAATGAATCCCAACCATGCACCTAAGGAAGTGTATAAAGAAATGAGAATAgatgaataagaaaataaggaaaGGTGTACAAAGAACAGAAACATATACTTTTCTCTTTTGTACTCACCATGTGTCTCTGCCTTCTGCTGTATCTATATATTATTAGAGGATAAAAACAATTCTTTTATAAAGTGCGTCATCATGTCAGTTGTCCAGCAGATGGCGGAGTCACACCACAGATCAGAACAAGAGTTTATAGTAAATGACTTTATTGAAAGGCTGAACAGAAAACACTCACATGTCAGTCAGcagttttaaaaacttt includes:
- the LOC131973691 gene encoding nuclear factor 7, ovary-like isoform X1; this translates as MSAAASCLLTEDQFLCSICLDVFTDPVTIPCGHNFCKTCITKHWDINVPYQCPNCKKVFYTRPELQVNTFISEMAAHKEDADRETADGVQVFTALKEFVERSQAELIDTIKEKQRKTEKQAEGFIKELEQEISELKKRSTEVEQLLQSEDHLHLPQSFTSLNAAPPIKDWTEVSVRPSSYEGTVVRAVNQLEETLSKQMKKLLAEAELKRVQQSAVDLTLDPDTANPWLILSDDGKQVSCGNVKKNLPDNPERFTCYGNVFSKQSFSSGRFYYEVQVKGKTEWGLGVARESINRKGLITLEPQNGYWTIWLRNENEYKAGAGPSVRLSLKSRPEKVGVFVDYEEGLVSFYDVDAAALIYSFTGCFFTEKLYLYFSPCNNNAGKNSAPLVICPVNSTD
- the LOC131973340 gene encoding zinc finger protein RFP-like isoform X2, which translates into the protein MFAAASCLTTEDQFLCSICLDVFTDPVTTPCGHNFCKTCITEHWDKSVQCKCPNCKEVFDSRPHLRVNTFISEMAAQFRQSAQQKASSSSSEQQVSKPGEVPCDVCTGTKLKALKSCLVCLESYCETHLQRHLTASGLKRHQLIDPVENLEGRMCPKHDKLLELFCKTDQTCVCMLCTHSDHKTHDVVPLKEEYEGKKAELGKTDADIQQMIQKRRLKIKEIKHSVELSKEDADRETADGVQVFTALKESVERSQAKLIDTIKEKQRKTEKQAEGFIKELEQEISELKKRSTEVEQLSQSEDHLHLLQSFTSLNAAPPTKDWTEVSVCPSSYEGTVRRAVNQLEETISKQMKKLFEAELKRVQQSAVDLTLDPDTAHPELILSDDGKQVKHGDVRKNLPDNPERFDRCPCVLAKQSFSSGRFYYEVQVKVKTDWTLGVARESINRKGVNTASPQKGYWTICLRNENEYKALAGPSVFLSLKSRPEKVGVFVDYEEGLVSFHDVDAAALIYSFTGCYFTEKLYPYFNAFLNNAGKNSAPLVICPVNSTD
- the LOC131973691 gene encoding E3 ubiquitin-protein ligase TRIM21-like isoform X2, which produces MSAAASCLLTEDQFLCSICLDVFTDPVTIPCGHNFCKTCITKHWDINVPYQCPNCKKVFYTRPELQVNTFISEMAAQFRQSAQQKASSSSSSEQQVSEPEVPCDVCTGTKLKALKSCLVCLESYCETHLQRHLTASGLKRHQLIDPVENLEGRMCPKHDKLLELSCKTDQMCVCILCTVLDHKTHDVVSLKEGYEGKKAKLEGEIQQMIQKRRLKIEEIKHSVELSKEDADRETADGVQVFTALKEFVERSQAELIDTIKEKQRKTEKQAEGFIKELEQEISELKKRSTEVEQLLQSEDHLHLPQSFTSLNAAPPIKDWTEVSVRPSSYEGTVVRAVNQLEETLSKQMKKLLAEAELKRVQQSAVDLTLDPDTANPWLILSDDGKQVSCGNVKKNLPDNPERFTCYGNVFSKQSFSSGRFYYEVQVKGKTEWGLGVARESINRKGLITLEPQNGYWTIWLRNENEYKAGAGPSVRLSLKSRPEKVGVFVDYEEGLVSFYDVDAAALIYSFTGCFFTEKLYLYFSPCNNNAGKNSAPLVICPVNSTD
- the LOC131973340 gene encoding E3 ubiquitin-protein ligase TRIM39-like isoform X1; amino-acid sequence: MFAAASCLTTEDQFLCSICLDVFTDPVTTPCGHNFCKTCITEHWDKSVQCKCPNCKEVFDSRPHLRVNTFISEMAAHSSEQQVSKPGEVPCDVCTGTKLKALKSCLVCLESYCETHLQRHLTASGLKRHQLIDPVENLEGRMCPKHDKLLELFCKTDQTCVCMLCTHSDHKTHDVVPLKEEYEGKKAELGKTDADIQQMIQKRRLKIKEIKHSVELSKEDADRETADGVQVFTALKESVERSQAKLIDTIKEKQRKTEKQAEGFIKELEQEISELKKRSTEVEQLSQSEDHLHLLQSFTSLNAAPPTKDWTEVSVCPSSYEGTVRRAVNQLEETISKQMKKLFEAELKRVQQSAVDLTLDPDTAHPELILSDDGKQVKHGDVRKNLPDNPERFDRCPCVLAKQSFSSGRFYYEVQVKVKTDWTLGVARESINRKGVNTASPQKGYWTICLRNENEYKALAGPSVFLSLKSRPEKVGVFVDYEEGLVSFHDVDAAALIYSFTGCYFTEKLYPYFNAFLNNAGKNSAPLVICPVNSTD